AAGTGTCTGGATTCTTCTTGTTCCCCTTCGTGGCTTCTCAGCGAGCCATGATTGACCTTGAGAACCTTATCTCTGCCAACAGCTTGGGGTGATGAAGGTCGTTGCTGCAAAGCCCCTGACCAGGGAGAGCCAAGAGCATCACTGTGCATCCCATAACTCACCACAGACAAAGGTGGGGTGTTGACTCTAACATCTCCTTGAACGAGGTGTCCATGACTGATTGACTGTGTGACACAGTGAGGGGACATCCTTCCCAGGCCCCCGGGCACACTGTGAGGAGGCATGATAACCGACTGCTCCGGGTGGTGGACTCCAGGAATGTACTGTTGCACCCCAGAAAGGCCACTCGATAACATGACAGAAATGCCCTTAGGAGAAGAGGAGCCTATGGGCGAGGGCACTTTGGTAAACGGAGAGTGGGCATGGCCGGATTTGCGTGGAGATCTGGGCTCCTGTTTGATTCCATGATGCGATGGAGCCCTGTCCCCAGCTGACGGAACAAAACTCACGTGGTTCCCTGGGGGAGAAGGCAAATGGGGGCTAATTGCGGGACTCACGGCAGACGTCCAAGGGGGTTTCGTTCCATCTGTGCAATGTGGATCAGTACTGTCCATTTTCTTTGGATGTTTTAGCTGCAGGTACTCTGGGTGGTAACCCATTACTTGCTGGTTTCCCTGCATTAGACGTTTGACCACTCCTTGAGATGCAGATTGGTAGGCAGAATCCATCTTTTCCAAACAACCGCCTTCTTGTTTAACAGATATGAGAGCTGGTTGTGGTTTTCCATGATGCCCATGGTCTGAGTGTAAGGAAAGCCCCTTTGGGAGTCCTTGCTGAGAATGACCATACATATCCTGTTTGATCTGGGGCATCGACACCAGCTGTTGCGATTCAATGTCTCCTGCTGTTGCTTGAGGGATCTGACTGATTTTTGCACTAATCCTCTGCGGGCCCTCTGTTTTCTGCCCTGAATGGCTCAACACCACCACTCCTTCAGATGTGTTCACCCTAAGACCAGAGCAAGACCCAGCTGGAAGAGTGGGGTTCTCAACTATGAAACGGGAAGCACTTCCACCTTCATCGCCAACAGACGGTCCATGGTACGATCCAATGTCGTCTTTACTAGGCCGATAGGCTGGCTTTGACAGAGCCATGTCTGCACAGGGGTTTGGAATTTTCATGCTAACTTTTTCTTCAGGTTCGGTGGGGTTGCAAAGGCGACTTATGACAGAAGTCGCAGTAGAAGCAATAACAGAGATCCCAGACTTTGTCTCTGGGGATGTAAATGGGGCTGTAGAACGAACAGAAGAGGCCGAATGAGGCGGGACTTTGCTTTCAGGCAGAACTGACTTGTTTTGCACAACCCCTGCATGTGGAACACTGCTCCCAGGGCTTTGATCTCGAAGGTTTGGGAGATTACCAGGAAGTACACCACTATGCTGGAGCGAAGCAGTTTTATGTTTCATAAGAATTTGCCTCAGGTCACTTGTGCCAGGATTAACATCCATACTTCCAGAGTCTGAAGGCAAAGAGTGAACTTCCTTGGCTGGTAACATCACACTGGgtgaagatgaaatatttgcGTCTTTAGACTGGTGGGGCCAATCTGGAGGAGAAACAGGAACTCTGATTTGATGAGGTCTGATAGTAGATCTGTTTGCTTGCGGAGACAAAGAGGGGGAACTGCAGTCAGCTGGTAACTGTTGAGGCTTTGGGTACACTGGACTTTTAGACTGGGGAAAGAAAGATTTAAGGTGCTGGCTCTGTTCTTCAGGAGTCTGTGTTGGCCCTGGGTTCACTTCTGCCTTCCGAGTTAAATGCTCAGATTCTGGCTTCCAGGCAGTAGGTGTAATAACAGTAGCAGGTGCTGCTGGAGGGGATTCGGACACAGCCTTTACATCCAAATCTTTCCTCTCAACTGAAGGGGTTGCAAGTTCCTCATTTAAAGGCTGCTCTCCCTTTAATTCCTTTCTCACTTGTTTGAGAACTTTAgaacgtttgttggtttttggtCTTCCCTTAGCCCCCTTTTTGGGGGTATTTAGGACAGTCTCCTCTTCAGGTTCCTCTTCCTTGACAGGATTAACAAATTCTTGCATCTCTGGTTCTGAAGCCAAGTCAGCATTTAGCGGAGTTGCTTGGGGAACAGATACGCTTACCTCCTCAGCAGTTATCGAGTCAATAGCAGCCATTAGTTCGGTCTCACTGGCAGGATTCGATGGTTTTTCTTCCTCTGGATCATTTTTGCCATCTGCAAGTGGGGCAGGTGGTGCTGGTGACTCTGTTGGAAAAGTTGGGTCCGTAAGTTTGGCAATGTTTTCCACCGCCTGCTCCAATTCTTGTTCCTGGGAGATCAAGCTTTTGGACATCTCCAACTCATGCTGGTCTTTTTCTTCATTAGGGCTTTCTTCCCGTGTAACAGTGATCTTTGAGACTTGATCATTCCCATCACCAGTCATTACTTTTTTTGACGCGTCCTCTTGACTTTCCATCTCTTCCTCCCCTAACTGAAGAAGATCTTTCACCTCTGTGACATTAAGTCTAATTTCAAGGTTCTTGAGGGCAGGGGACTTTGGCGTTCTTGTCTGCTTGTTTTTCCCTCTGAAAATCTTATCTTTTTCTGAACAAGACTTCTCTTCGTTGATTGGAGAATCCTTCTCCTTTCCATTAGATTTCACCTCACAAGCTTTTCCCTCAAGCCTCTCTTTGTATTTGCTAAATTCTGTGCCTTCTTTATCTTTCTCACCTTTCATTTGGTCACTTTTTACTGATGAATCTTTATCTGAAGTTGATGAGTTCTCAGTGTCCAcatgtgtaaaatgtattttttgatcTTCATTAGCAGTCTCATTGTTGTCTCCTTTTCTTGATGGTTCTGATCCCAGGGCTGAAGCCATCTGATTAGATGAACTCTTTGTAAAAAACAAGgatgcttttcctttttcagatTCATTGGAGTCTGTGTCTTTGTTGTCCACTTTAGGTTTTTCTAAGGTGGTTTTGGTACTCTCTTCACTTTGTCTTCGGTTCTTGGGGGGACGACCCCGCTTTGCTGTGGGAGTTGGAGCAGGTGGCTCCTGTTCAGAACTTTGTTGTACTGAATCTTTATCGACACCTCTCTTTCGTGCAGCGCGTGGCGACTCCGGTATTTCTTTTCCATAACGCACTGGTGCCTCATCTTCAACTGGGGTTGCATAAACAGATTTCACGTTTCTTCTTCTGGCTCTGCCCAATGATATGCTCTGATCAGTATCAGGATCTGACAAATGAATGGGAGACTTGCTTGTTGACTTTGATTCAGCTCTTGGGGACGAGCCACGCTTAAGTTTCTCTTTGTCTATGCGCTCGCTCTTGCGTGTGGCTTGTTTCTCAGAAACCAAAGAAGACACTGAAGCAACTGGAGCCACTGATTGTTTGCCGGTTTTACTTTTAATTCCTTTGGTTTTTTCCTTCTGTGAAAAAACTGGCTCTTTATTTGTGTCACTGTCAGTAAGTATTTGGTCTTTATCGAGTCTCTTTTCTCCTTCAGACTCTAAAGATGTTTTATCAGGGGAACATGTCTTCTCCTTTACTGCATCTAGGTCCTCAACTGCATTAGCTGATGTTGGACTTCTGGCTCCTGAAGCCTCTTCTTTTACTGTCTCAGGAATAACGCCCGACTTGGAAGGGCCAACAAACTCCTCATAAGGACTGCAGAAGAATGCTGGCGCTGACACTGGAGGCTCTGCATCCTCAGAGGAAATGTCACTTTTCTCTTCAGGAAGTGATGGTGGAAGTGCAGGTTCCAAATCAGATTCAGTCTCTACAGGAGGATGAAGTACAGTTTCAACTTGTTCACTTTCTTTAAGCTCTtcttttgattctttgacaAAAGGCACAAGAGGACTTGCATCTGTTACTAGGGGTGGCGATACAGATTTCTCGTCTAATTGTGGAGGGGGCCTGAAGACAGGCGGAACTACTACATTGGATGCTGGTTTGGCTTCTGGGATCACTTCCACAACAGGACTGATGGGTTTAATTTCAGCCACTGGCACAGGATCTGTTCGCTCGGGAGACTTTACTGCATTTTGTTCTTTATCtggagttttttcttttgggcttttttctttggtttccgCTGTACCCCCTTTATCCTCAGGTAGATCTTGagtcttgtttttctgttgctgaAGTTTTTTGAGCTCCAAAAACCGACtatgaaacaaaacaactgGCCCCGTTTCAAGTTCTCCATCTGTTccttgttgacatgtttgttgaCTTAGCATATGCTCAAGCTCTTCGTGTTTGCGCTCAAGGTGCTGAAGTCGTCTAGAATCCAGCTCAAAGACAGCACTGTGAAGGAAGCGAGAAGCAAATAGCTCCCTGCGTTCATGTTCCTCCGGCTTGGGCTCTTCTTTCCTGTCATCAAGTTTATCTTCAGATCCACttctgatctttttctttttcatataccAAGAAGGGGTGGGTTTTGGTGCTACTTCCACTTTCTCTATGTCTTTTGGATGGCGAAAACTTGCAAAATGGGAATCATAATCTAAAAATGACCAGTTATCTTCTCGAGATGAAGAGAGGGATTTTGCGCGCTCTAGTAGAGCCTTTGTGTCAGGGGTGATGGTCTGGTCAAGGGCAAATGaatagaatttgtttttttccagctgtgccAGTTTGGGGTCTGTAAACCTGTCAGTCCTTGGCCTTTCAGAAAAAGGCACGGATGTTGAAGGAGCTGGGGAATGAGGTTTGTTCTCCCGGTCTTCTTCAGAATCTGACCGTACTTCCCCAGGCTCCAAGTCCTGACAAACACCATATTCCAAAGTCTTACGATTGTGAAGGTTTTTACATAGACCTCCGGAGAGACTTAAATTTGGTAACAATACCTGTTTAATTCTGCCCTCCGCCCATCTCTTTTGCTGCTCTTCTTCTATATTATTTGCGTTTGTCTTGTTTACTTGTGTGCTCTGTGTTCTCCTGACCAACAGCTCAAGATCTGGGTTAATTTTCTCATCACTTCGTGATACATCTTTCTGAGGAGCCTCTGTGAAGTCTTCTTCTGCGTGGTGAGAGAGCAGCTGATGTCCTGGAGACGGGGTGCTGTTCCAGTCTGGGTCTTCACTTTTTTGTCTAGAGGTTCTATAGATGCGCTCTTTCTTTATTCCACAGTCTGCCTCGATTTGGTCAGCTTTTTTCAGTTTGTGTGATGGAAAATTATCTGTAACGTCTTCCGGTGGTTTACCAACTTCATGCACAAGACTGCGATGTTCCAAGTCCTCACTTTCATTTCTCTGAGGACTAAGTGGCTTGTTAAGCTTGTCAGACTCGCGCTGCTGCTGCAATCGTCTGTTCTGCTCCATTTGT
The nucleotide sequence above comes from Oryzias latipes chromosome 5, ASM223467v1. Encoded proteins:
- the spen gene encoding msx2-interacting protein isoform X1 produces the protein MVRETRHLWVGNLPEHVREEKIVEHFKRYGRVESVKVLRKRGSEGGVAAFVDFVDIKSAQKAHNAVNKMGDRDLRTDYNEPGSVPSAVRGLEDSSPSSSRDVTGFSRGTVGPVFGPPVSLHTREGRYERRIDGSSESRERAYDHSPYGHHDRSGTFERQRHYNADYYRDRSVFATAGPGSSAIAGSFETTDPHFDSRIRDPFTLTNSTRRDLYRDDRGRRVDRTYHRRSRSSHSSQSRHPSPQRTTGQTSKTPHSPKRTTLSPGRGPRSRSHSRSSSSDSVSSTSSTGSDSDSNSSSSDGSQARSVQSSAAHAPPQSAMVLDSDEPRRSFGIKVQNLPVRSTDTSLKDGLFHEFKKYGKVTSVQIHGASEDRYGLVFFRQQEDQEKALSVSKGKLFFGMLIEVTAWNGPETESENEFRPLDGRIDEFHPKATRTLFIGNLEKTTSYQQLLDIFQRFGEIVDIDIKKVNGVPQYAFVQYSDIASVCKAIKKMDGEYLGSNRLKLGFGKSMPTTCVWLDGLAPNITEQYLTRHFCRYGHVVKVVFDRLKGMALILYNNTDFAQAAVRETKGWKIGGNKIKVDFASQESQMAFYRSMQASGQDIRDFYEIPPERREDRRPPYHEFTAERAYYENIRTPGLYPEEARREYAARSRERFPELEHYQGEHFDPRYHEDPRDYRDYRDPFEQDIRKYTYIQRERERERERFEADRSRWSPSHSRRPITPTVSPSPSDRAPRDPERRVYSQSSERSGSVSSVSPPHFDKTEKNLLEHASKIEKASQPERIPGPEKAKRTKRKDKPEKDKTDKTKSRKAKVQSPSNPLPETEPETALDGVSGRVKGSDQDAHDMQKSKGDGDALSKSTTTAYQDSAKSERSDMGKGENSELDGKPRPKKTPKPETGGDDKDLPVESDRLAPRKRRFADPAGRTVRQKRGKHEEEESSQSSEFGASSSYVKESDPDKHKDSQRREPRPKMDKSGTQKNSLDELGLPKEKSDGSVDTQGLKHNTGSSSSRRFSQESNLVESGAREQDPHALFKLGQNAESNRSIKNKEDHIDIDLSQSYRKQMEQNRRLQQQRESDKLNKPLSPQRNESEDLEHRSLVHEVGKPPEDVTDNFPSHKLKKADQIEADCGIKKERIYRTSRQKSEDPDWNSTPSPGHQLLSHHAEEDFTEAPQKDVSRSDEKINPDLELLVRRTQSTQVNKTNANNIEEEQQKRWAEGRIKQVLLPNLSLSGGLCKNLHNRKTLEYGVCQDLEPGEVRSDSEEDRENKPHSPAPSTSVPFSERPRTDRFTDPKLAQLEKNKFYSFALDQTITPDTKALLERAKSLSSSREDNWSFLDYDSHFASFRHPKDIEKVEVAPKPTPSWYMKKKKIRSGSEDKLDDRKEEPKPEEHERRELFASRFLHSAVFELDSRRLQHLERKHEELEHMLSQQTCQQGTDGELETGPVVLFHSRFLELKKLQQQKNKTQDLPEDKGGTAETKEKSPKEKTPDKEQNAVKSPERTDPVPVAEIKPISPVVEVIPEAKPASNVVVPPVFRPPPQLDEKSVSPPLVTDASPLVPFVKESKEELKESEQVETVLHPPVETESDLEPALPPSLPEEKSDISSEDAEPPVSAPAFFCSPYEEFVGPSKSGVIPETVKEEASGARSPTSANAVEDLDAVKEKTCSPDKTSLESEGEKRLDKDQILTDSDTNKEPVFSQKEKTKGIKSKTGKQSVAPVASVSSLVSEKQATRKSERIDKEKLKRGSSPRAESKSTSKSPIHLSDPDTDQSISLGRARRRNVKSVYATPVEDEAPVRYGKEIPESPRAARKRGVDKDSVQQSSEQEPPAPTPTAKRGRPPKNRRQSEESTKTTLEKPKVDNKDTDSNESEKGKASLFFTKSSSNQMASALGSEPSRKGDNNETANEDQKIHFTHVDTENSSTSDKDSSVKSDQMKGEKDKEGTEFSKYKERLEGKACEVKSNGKEKDSPINEEKSCSEKDKIFRGKNKQTRTPKSPALKNLEIRLNVTEVKDLLQLGEEEMESQEDASKKVMTGDGNDQVSKITVTREESPNEEKDQHELEMSKSLISQEQELEQAVENIAKLTDPTFPTESPAPPAPLADGKNDPEEEKPSNPASETELMAAIDSITAEEVSVSVPQATPLNADLASEPEMQEFVNPVKEEEPEEETVLNTPKKGAKGRPKTNKRSKVLKQVRKELKGEQPLNEELATPSVERKDLDVKAVSESPPAAPATVITPTAWKPESEHLTRKAEVNPGPTQTPEEQSQHLKSFFPQSKSPVYPKPQQLPADCSSPSLSPQANRSTIRPHQIRVPVSPPDWPHQSKDANISSSPSVMLPAKEVHSLPSDSGSMDVNPGTSDLRQILMKHKTASLQHSGVLPGNLPNLRDQSPGSSVPHAGVVQNKSVLPESKVPPHSASSVRSTAPFTSPETKSGISVIASTATSVISRLCNPTEPEEKVSMKIPNPCADMALSKPAYRPSKDDIGSYHGPSVGDEGGSASRFIVENPTLPAGSCSGLRVNTSEGVVVLSHSGQKTEGPQRISAKISQIPQATAGDIESQQLVSMPQIKQDMYGHSQQGLPKGLSLHSDHGHHGKPQPALISVKQEGGCLEKMDSAYQSASQGVVKRLMQGNQQVMGYHPEYLQLKHPKKMDSTDPHCTDGTKPPWTSAVSPAISPHLPSPPGNHVSFVPSAGDRAPSHHGIKQEPRSPRKSGHAHSPFTKVPSPIGSSSPKGISVMLSSGLSGVQQYIPGVHHPEQSVIMPPHSVPGGLGRMSPHCVTQSISHGHLVQGDVRVNTPPLSVVSYGMHSDALGSPWSGALQQRPSSPQAVGRDKVLKVNHGSLRSHEGEQEESRHFHQAGRPSATLQPDPRGSLRSSVQMDTYMAQRDMRVLIQQGERSSTDPHSVQMKEILPPPLSPRAHVVAKGVSEKDMKPLESKGPHSPLPKDGMMRQSGPAITSPQRVPLMPPGPGGPYPEYSAMYPNPRSINQPPLNASSAVGAELQTKPDDKATQPVNMVQLLTKYPIVWQGLLALKNDTAAVQLHFVCGNKALGHRSLPMQEGGALLRIVQRMRLEASQLESVARRMTGDSDYCLLLALPCGRDQDDVLKQTQALKNAFINYLQKKLAAGIINIPNPGSNQPAYVLQIFPPCEFSESHLSQLAPDLLNRISSISPHLMIVITSV
- the spen gene encoding msx2-interacting protein isoform X2; its protein translation is MVRETRHLWVGNLPEHVREEKIVEHFKRYGRVESVKVLRKRGSEGGVAAFVDFVDIKSAQKAHNAVNKMGDRDLRTDYNEPGSVPSAVRGLEDSSPSSSRDVTGFSRGTVGPVFGPPVSLHTREGRYERRIDGSESRERAYDHSPYGHHDRSGTFERQRHYNADYYRDRSVFATAGPGSSAIAGSFETTDPHFDSRIRDPFTLTNSTRRDLYRDDRGRRVDRTYHRRSRSSHSSQSRHPSPQRTTGQTSKTPHSPKRTTLSPGRGPRSRSHSRSSSSDSVSSTSSTGSDSDSNSSSSDGSQARSVQSSAAHAPPQSAMVLDSDEPRRSFGIKVQNLPVRSTDTSLKDGLFHEFKKYGKVTSVQIHGASEDRYGLVFFRQQEDQEKALSVSKGKLFFGMLIEVTAWNGPETESENEFRPLDGRIDEFHPKATRTLFIGNLEKTTSYQQLLDIFQRFGEIVDIDIKKVNGVPQYAFVQYSDIASVCKAIKKMDGEYLGSNRLKLGFGKSMPTTCVWLDGLAPNITEQYLTRHFCRYGHVVKVVFDRLKGMALILYNNTDFAQAAVRETKGWKIGGNKIKVDFASQESQMAFYRSMQASGQDIRDFYEIPPERREDRRPPYHEFTAERAYYENIRTPGLYPEEARREYAARSRERFPELEHYQGEHFDPRYHEDPRDYRDYRDPFEQDIRKYTYIQRERERERERFEADRSRWSPSHSRRPITPTVSPSPSDRAPRDPERRVYSQSSERSGSVSSVSPPHFDKTEKNLLEHASKIEKASQPERIPGPEKAKRTKRKDKPEKDKTDKTKSRKAKVQSPSNPLPETEPETALDGVSGRVKGSDQDAHDMQKSKGDGDALSKSTTTAYQDSAKSERSDMGKGENSELDGKPRPKKTPKPETGGDDKDLPVESDRLAPRKRRFADPAGRTVRQKRGKHEEEESSQSSEFGASSSYVKESDPDKHKDSQRREPRPKMDKSGTQKNSLDELGLPKEKSDGSVDTQGLKHNTGSSSSRRFSQESNLVESGAREQDPHALFKLGQNAESNRSIKNKEDHIDIDLSQSYRKQMEQNRRLQQQRESDKLNKPLSPQRNESEDLEHRSLVHEVGKPPEDVTDNFPSHKLKKADQIEADCGIKKERIYRTSRQKSEDPDWNSTPSPGHQLLSHHAEEDFTEAPQKDVSRSDEKINPDLELLVRRTQSTQVNKTNANNIEEEQQKRWAEGRIKQVLLPNLSLSGGLCKNLHNRKTLEYGVCQDLEPGEVRSDSEEDRENKPHSPAPSTSVPFSERPRTDRFTDPKLAQLEKNKFYSFALDQTITPDTKALLERAKSLSSSREDNWSFLDYDSHFASFRHPKDIEKVEVAPKPTPSWYMKKKKIRSGSEDKLDDRKEEPKPEEHERRELFASRFLHSAVFELDSRRLQHLERKHEELEHMLSQQTCQQGTDGELETGPVVLFHSRFLELKKLQQQKNKTQDLPEDKGGTAETKEKSPKEKTPDKEQNAVKSPERTDPVPVAEIKPISPVVEVIPEAKPASNVVVPPVFRPPPQLDEKSVSPPLVTDASPLVPFVKESKEELKESEQVETVLHPPVETESDLEPALPPSLPEEKSDISSEDAEPPVSAPAFFCSPYEEFVGPSKSGVIPETVKEEASGARSPTSANAVEDLDAVKEKTCSPDKTSLESEGEKRLDKDQILTDSDTNKEPVFSQKEKTKGIKSKTGKQSVAPVASVSSLVSEKQATRKSERIDKEKLKRGSSPRAESKSTSKSPIHLSDPDTDQSISLGRARRRNVKSVYATPVEDEAPVRYGKEIPESPRAARKRGVDKDSVQQSSEQEPPAPTPTAKRGRPPKNRRQSEESTKTTLEKPKVDNKDTDSNESEKGKASLFFTKSSSNQMASALGSEPSRKGDNNETANEDQKIHFTHVDTENSSTSDKDSSVKSDQMKGEKDKEGTEFSKYKERLEGKACEVKSNGKEKDSPINEEKSCSEKDKIFRGKNKQTRTPKSPALKNLEIRLNVTEVKDLLQLGEEEMESQEDASKKVMTGDGNDQVSKITVTREESPNEEKDQHELEMSKSLISQEQELEQAVENIAKLTDPTFPTESPAPPAPLADGKNDPEEEKPSNPASETELMAAIDSITAEEVSVSVPQATPLNADLASEPEMQEFVNPVKEEEPEEETVLNTPKKGAKGRPKTNKRSKVLKQVRKELKGEQPLNEELATPSVERKDLDVKAVSESPPAAPATVITPTAWKPESEHLTRKAEVNPGPTQTPEEQSQHLKSFFPQSKSPVYPKPQQLPADCSSPSLSPQANRSTIRPHQIRVPVSPPDWPHQSKDANISSSPSVMLPAKEVHSLPSDSGSMDVNPGTSDLRQILMKHKTASLQHSGVLPGNLPNLRDQSPGSSVPHAGVVQNKSVLPESKVPPHSASSVRSTAPFTSPETKSGISVIASTATSVISRLCNPTEPEEKVSMKIPNPCADMALSKPAYRPSKDDIGSYHGPSVGDEGGSASRFIVENPTLPAGSCSGLRVNTSEGVVVLSHSGQKTEGPQRISAKISQIPQATAGDIESQQLVSMPQIKQDMYGHSQQGLPKGLSLHSDHGHHGKPQPALISVKQEGGCLEKMDSAYQSASQGVVKRLMQGNQQVMGYHPEYLQLKHPKKMDSTDPHCTDGTKPPWTSAVSPAISPHLPSPPGNHVSFVPSAGDRAPSHHGIKQEPRSPRKSGHAHSPFTKVPSPIGSSSPKGISVMLSSGLSGVQQYIPGVHHPEQSVIMPPHSVPGGLGRMSPHCVTQSISHGHLVQGDVRVNTPPLSVVSYGMHSDALGSPWSGALQQRPSSPQAVGRDKVLKVNHGSLRSHEGEQEESRHFHQAGRPSATLQPDPRGSLRSSVQMDTYMAQRDMRVLIQQGERSSTDPHSVQMKEILPPPLSPRAHVVAKGVSEKDMKPLESKGPHSPLPKDGMMRQSGPAITSPQRVPLMPPGPGGPYPEYSAMYPNPRSINQPPLNASSAVGAELQTKPDDKATQPVNMVQLLTKYPIVWQGLLALKNDTAAVQLHFVCGNKALGHRSLPMQEGGALLRIVQRMRLEASQLESVARRMTGDSDYCLLLALPCGRDQDDVLKQTQALKNAFINYLQKKLAAGIINIPNPGSNQPAYVLQIFPPCEFSESHLSQLAPDLLNRISSISPHLMIVITSV